From a single Silene latifolia isolate original U9 population chromosome 6, ASM4854445v1, whole genome shotgun sequence genomic region:
- the LOC141587047 gene encoding phenylacetaldehyde reductase-like isoform X3, with product MLLFVSLVRNEKTKTRHLMELEGAKERLNLFKADLLEEGSFDAAIFGCDAVFHTASPVIFNIHDPQADVLDPAIKGTLNVLSSCCKAPTVRRVILTSSIAAVKNSERLKGPNVVVDETWFSDQDFCKKRAKWYALSKTLAEEAAWKFAKQNNIDLVSINPGTVLGPMLQPILNESVATISNYINGEKKCSNATFCWVDVKDVAIAHILALEVPTAQGRYCLVESVTHFAHIMEILRELYPSLALPNNKCADDSPLQSTYQVSKGKSKKLGVEYTPIKVSIQDTVENLKQKGLVRF from the exons ATGCTGCTCTTCGTTTCGCTCGTAAGGA ATGagaaaacaaaaacaagacattTGATGGAATTAGAGGGTGCAAAAGAGAGACTTAACTTATTCAAAGCAGATTTATTGGAGGAGGGCTCCTTTGATGCAGCTATATTTGGGTGTGATGCTGTTTTCCACACTGCTTCTCCTGTTATTTTCAATATCCATGATCCCCAG GCTGATGTTCTTGATCCGGCAATCAAGGGAACGCTTAATGTCTTGTCCTCTTGTTGCAAAGCACCTACTGTTAGAAGAGTAATTTTGACATCTTCAATTGCCGCAGTTAAAAATTCAGAAAGACTAAAAGGTCCAAATGTGGTGGTCGACGAAACCTGGTTCTCTGATCAAGACTTTTGTAAGAAAAGGGCG AAGTGGTATGCGCTCTCAAAGACATTGGCTGAAGAAGCTGCATGGAAGTTTGCAAAACAGAATAATATTGACTTGGTCTCAATAAATCCAGGAACAGTTCTAGGACCAATGTTGCAACCAATTCTTAATGAAAGTGTAGCTACAATATCCAATTATATCAATG GGGAAAAAAAATGTTCAAATGCAACTTTTTGTTGGGTTGATGTCAAAGATGTGGCGATTGCACATATACTTGCATTAGAGGTTCCAACAGCACAAGGGAGGTACTGCCTAGTCGAGAGCGTTACGCACTTCGCTCATATTATGGAGATATTGCGCGAACTATATCCTTCTCTTGCACTTCCCAATAATAA GTGCGCTGATGACAGCCCTTTACAGTCGACATACCAAGTTTCGAAgggaaaatcaaaaaaattgggCGTAGAATACACTCCTATTAAAGTATCTATCCAAGACACTGTTGAAAACCTCAAACAAAAAGGTTTAGTTAGGTTCTAG
- the LOC141587047 gene encoding phenylacetaldehyde reductase-like isoform X2 gives MSGRGKVVCVTGASGYIASWLVKLLLIRGYTVHAALRFAHEKTKTRHLMELEGAKERLNLFKADLLEEGSFDAAIFGCDAVFHTASPVIFNIHDPQADVLDPAIKGTLNVLSSCCKAPTVRRVILTSSIAAVKNSERLKGPNVVVDETWFSDQDFCKKRAKWYALSKTLAEEAAWKFAKQNNIDLVSINPGTVLGPMLQPILNESVATISNYINGEKKCSNATFCWVDVKDVAIAHILALEVPTAQGRYCLVESVTHFAHIMEILRELYPSLALPNNKCADDSPLQSTYQVSKGKSKKLGVEYTPIKVSIQDTVENLKQKGLVRF, from the exons ATGAGTGGAAGAGGGAAAGTGGTTTGCGTGACTGGAGCATCAGGTTACATTGCTTCATGGCTAGTCAAGCTTTTACTCATCCGTGGTTATACTGTTCATGCTGCTCTTCGTTTCGCTC ATGagaaaacaaaaacaagacattTGATGGAATTAGAGGGTGCAAAAGAGAGACTTAACTTATTCAAAGCAGATTTATTGGAGGAGGGCTCCTTTGATGCAGCTATATTTGGGTGTGATGCTGTTTTCCACACTGCTTCTCCTGTTATTTTCAATATCCATGATCCCCAG GCTGATGTTCTTGATCCGGCAATCAAGGGAACGCTTAATGTCTTGTCCTCTTGTTGCAAAGCACCTACTGTTAGAAGAGTAATTTTGACATCTTCAATTGCCGCAGTTAAAAATTCAGAAAGACTAAAAGGTCCAAATGTGGTGGTCGACGAAACCTGGTTCTCTGATCAAGACTTTTGTAAGAAAAGGGCG AAGTGGTATGCGCTCTCAAAGACATTGGCTGAAGAAGCTGCATGGAAGTTTGCAAAACAGAATAATATTGACTTGGTCTCAATAAATCCAGGAACAGTTCTAGGACCAATGTTGCAACCAATTCTTAATGAAAGTGTAGCTACAATATCCAATTATATCAATG GGGAAAAAAAATGTTCAAATGCAACTTTTTGTTGGGTTGATGTCAAAGATGTGGCGATTGCACATATACTTGCATTAGAGGTTCCAACAGCACAAGGGAGGTACTGCCTAGTCGAGAGCGTTACGCACTTCGCTCATATTATGGAGATATTGCGCGAACTATATCCTTCTCTTGCACTTCCCAATAATAA GTGCGCTGATGACAGCCCTTTACAGTCGACATACCAAGTTTCGAAgggaaaatcaaaaaaattgggCGTAGAATACACTCCTATTAAAGTATCTATCCAAGACACTGTTGAAAACCTCAAACAAAAAGGTTTAGTTAGGTTCTAG
- the LOC141587047 gene encoding phenylacetaldehyde reductase-like isoform X1 — translation MSGRGKVVCVTGASGYIASWLVKLLLIRGYTVHAALRFARCLLLGKQTDEKTKTRHLMELEGAKERLNLFKADLLEEGSFDAAIFGCDAVFHTASPVIFNIHDPQADVLDPAIKGTLNVLSSCCKAPTVRRVILTSSIAAVKNSERLKGPNVVVDETWFSDQDFCKKRAKWYALSKTLAEEAAWKFAKQNNIDLVSINPGTVLGPMLQPILNESVATISNYINGEKKCSNATFCWVDVKDVAIAHILALEVPTAQGRYCLVESVTHFAHIMEILRELYPSLALPNNKCADDSPLQSTYQVSKGKSKKLGVEYTPIKVSIQDTVENLKQKGLVRF, via the exons ATGAGTGGAAGAGGGAAAGTGGTTTGCGTGACTGGAGCATCAGGTTACATTGCTTCATGGCTAGTCAAGCTTTTACTCATCCGTGGTTATACTGTTCATGCTGCTCTTCGTTTCGCTC GATGTCTACTTTTGGGCAAACAAACAGATGagaaaacaaaaacaagacattTGATGGAATTAGAGGGTGCAAAAGAGAGACTTAACTTATTCAAAGCAGATTTATTGGAGGAGGGCTCCTTTGATGCAGCTATATTTGGGTGTGATGCTGTTTTCCACACTGCTTCTCCTGTTATTTTCAATATCCATGATCCCCAG GCTGATGTTCTTGATCCGGCAATCAAGGGAACGCTTAATGTCTTGTCCTCTTGTTGCAAAGCACCTACTGTTAGAAGAGTAATTTTGACATCTTCAATTGCCGCAGTTAAAAATTCAGAAAGACTAAAAGGTCCAAATGTGGTGGTCGACGAAACCTGGTTCTCTGATCAAGACTTTTGTAAGAAAAGGGCG AAGTGGTATGCGCTCTCAAAGACATTGGCTGAAGAAGCTGCATGGAAGTTTGCAAAACAGAATAATATTGACTTGGTCTCAATAAATCCAGGAACAGTTCTAGGACCAATGTTGCAACCAATTCTTAATGAAAGTGTAGCTACAATATCCAATTATATCAATG GGGAAAAAAAATGTTCAAATGCAACTTTTTGTTGGGTTGATGTCAAAGATGTGGCGATTGCACATATACTTGCATTAGAGGTTCCAACAGCACAAGGGAGGTACTGCCTAGTCGAGAGCGTTACGCACTTCGCTCATATTATGGAGATATTGCGCGAACTATATCCTTCTCTTGCACTTCCCAATAATAA GTGCGCTGATGACAGCCCTTTACAGTCGACATACCAAGTTTCGAAgggaaaatcaaaaaaattgggCGTAGAATACACTCCTATTAAAGTATCTATCCAAGACACTGTTGAAAACCTCAAACAAAAAGGTTTAGTTAGGTTCTAG